From the genome of Microtus pennsylvanicus isolate mMicPen1 chromosome 20, mMicPen1.hap1, whole genome shotgun sequence, one region includes:
- the Cct2 gene encoding T-complex protein 1 subunit beta: protein MASLSLAPVNIFKAGADEERAETARLSSFIGAIAIGDLVKSTLGPKGMDKILLSSGRDASLMVTNDGATILKNIGVDNPAAKVLVDMSRVQDDEVGDGTTSVTVLAAELLREAESLIAKKIHPQTIIAGWREATKAARDALLTSAVDHGSDEVRFRQDLMNIAGTTLSSKLLTHHKDHFTQLAVEAVLRLKGSGNLEAIHVIKKLGGSLADSYLDEGFLLDKKIGVNQPKRIENAKILIANTGMDTDKIKIFGSRVRVDSTAKVAEIEHAEKEKMKEKVERILKHGINCFINRQLIYNYPEHLFGAAGVMAIEHADFAGVERLALVTGGEIASTFDHPELVKLGSCKLIEEVMIGEDKLIHFSGVALGEACTIVLRGATQQILDEAERSLHDALCVLAQTVKDPRTVFGGGCSEMVMAHAVAKLASKTPGKEAVAMESFAKALRMLPTIIADNAGYDSADLVAQLRAAHSEGRITAGLDMKEGTIGDMAVLGITESFQVKRQVLLSAAEAAEVILRVDNIIKAAPRKRVPDHHPC from the exons ATG GCCTCCCTTTCCCTTGCACCTGTGAATATCTTCAAGGCTGGAGCTGATGAAGAGAGAGCCGAGACCGCGCGCCTG tcatCCTTTATTGGTGCCATCGCCATTGGAGACTTGGTGAAGAGCACTTTGGGGCCGAAGGGCATG GACAAAATTCTTCTAAGCAGTGGACGAGATGCCTCGCTAATGGTAACCAATGATGGTGCCACCATTCTAAAAAACATTGGTGTTGACAATCCAGCAGCCAAAGTTTTAGTTG ATATGTCCAGGGTTCAAGATGACGAAGTTGGTGATGGCACTACCTCTGTTACTGTTCTAGCAGCAGAACTCCTCCGG gaaGCAGAATCTTTAATTGCAAAAAAGATCCATCCACAGACCATCATCGCAGGCTGGAGAGAAGCCACCAAGGCTGCCCGAGATGCCCTGTTGACCTCTGCTGTTGATCATGG TTCTGATGAAGTCAGATTCCGGCAAGATTTAATGAATATTGCAGGAACGACATTATCCTCAAAACTCCTTACTCATCACAAGGACCACTTTACTCAATTAGCTGTAGAAGCTGTTCTCAGACTGAAGGGTTCTGGTAATCTGGAGGCCATTCATGTCATCAAGAAACTAGGTGGGAGTCTGGCAGACTCCTATTTAGATgaag GTTTTCTATTGgataaaaaaattggagtaaaTCAACCAAAGAGAATTGAAAATGCTAAAATTCTTATTGCAAATACTGGAATGGATACAGACAAAATAAAA ATATTTGGCTCTCGGGTAAGAGTTGATTCCACAGCAAAGGTTGCAGAAATAGAAcatgcagaaaaggaaaagatgaaggaGAAAGTTGAACGTATTCTTAAGCATGGAATAAATTGTTTCATTAACAG ACAGCTAATTTATAATTATCCTGAACACCTCTTCGGTGCTGCGGGGGTCATGGCTATTGAGCATGCAGATTTTGCAGGTGTGGAACGCCTAGCTCTTGTCACAG GTGGTGAGATTGCCTCCACCTTTGATCACCCAGAGCTGGTGAAGCTTGGAAGCTGCAAACTAATCGAAGAAGTCATGATTGGAGAAGACAAACTTATCCACTTTTCTGGGGTTGCCCTTG GTGAGGCTTGTACCATTGTACTTCGTGGTGCCACTCAGCAAATTTTGGATGAAGCGGAGAGGTCTTTGCATGATGCCCTTTGTGTTCTTGCCCAAACTGTGAAAGATCCTAGGACAGTGTTTGGAGGAG GTTGTTCTGAGATGGTGATGGCTCATGCTGTGGCAAAACTTGCCAGTAAAACACCAGGAAAAGAAGCTGTAGCAATGGAGTCTTTTGCTAAAGCCTTGAGAATG CTGCCAACCATCATAGCTGACAATGCAGGCTACGACAGTGCAGATCTGGTGGCACAGCTCCGAGCTGCTCACAGTGAAGGCCGAATAACTGCTGGGCTGG ATATGAAGGAAGGTACCATCGGAGACATGGCAGTACTGGGTATAACAGAGAGCTTCCAAGTGAAGCGACAGGTTCTTTTGAGTGCAGCTGAAGCAGCAGAGGTGATTCTCCGTGTGGACAACATCATCAAAGCAGCACCGAG gAAACGTGTCCCTGATCACCACCCCTGCTAA
- the Lrrc10 gene encoding leucine-rich repeat-containing protein 10, producing MGNTIRALVAFIPTDRCQNYVVGDLREMPLDRMVDLSGSQLRRFPLRVCSFTELVKLYLSDNHLQSLPPDLAQLQNLQILALDFNNFKALPRVVCTLKQLCILYLGNNKLCDLPDELSLLQNLRTLWLEDNCLTQLPDVVCELSLLRTLHAGSNALRLLPSQLRRLRELRTIWLSGNQLTDFPPVLLRMPFLEVIDVDRNSIRYFPNLAHLTNLKLVIYDHNPCRNAPKVGKGVRRVGRWADETPEPQLRKARRYALAQEESQEPPAPLLPPSS from the coding sequence ATGGGGAACACCATCCGGGCCCTAGTGGCCTTCATCCCCACGGACCGCTGCCAGAATTACGTGGTGGGAGACCTCCGGGAGATGCCGCTGGACCGGATGGTGGATCTGAGCGGGAGCCAGCTGCGTCGCTTCCCACTCCGTGTGTGCTCCTTCACCGAGCTGGTAAAGCTCTATCTGAGCGACAACCACCTCCAGAGCCTGCCTCCAGACCTGGCGCAGCTGCAGAACCTGCAGATCCTGGCCTTGGATTTCAACAACTTCAAAGCCCTTCCCCGGGTGGTGTGCACCTTGAAACAGCTCTGCATCCTCTACCTGGGCAATAACAAACTCTGTGACCTTCCGGATGAGCTCAGCCTGCTCCAGAACCTCCGTACCCTGTGGCTTGAGGACAACTGCCTCACCCAGCTGCCAGATGTGGTGTGTGAGCTGAGCCTCCTAAGGACCCTGCATGCGGGGTCCAACGCCCTAAGGCTGCTGCCCAGCCAGCTCCGGCGCCTACGGGAGCTCAGGACCATCTGGCTCTCAGGCAACCAGCTCACTGACTTCCCCCCTGTGCTGCTTCGCATGCCCTTCCTGGAGGTGATCGATGTGGACCGGAACAGTATCCGCTACTTCCCCAACCTGGCCCACTTGACTAATCTGAAACTGGTCATCTATGACCACAATCCTTGCAGAAATGCCCCCAAGGTGGGCAAAGGGGTGCGCCGTGTTGGGAGATGGGCAGATGAGACGCCAGAGCCTCAGCTCAGAAAAGCTAGGCGATATGCACTGGCCCAGGAAGAAAGTCAAGAGCCACCcgctccccttcttcctcccagctcctGA